The following proteins are co-located in the Castanea sativa cultivar Marrone di Chiusa Pesio chromosome 8, ASM4071231v1 genome:
- the LOC142607612 gene encoding arabinogalactan protein 13, whose translation MEAMKLKFFVALMVVLMAISSVQKGAAATEAPAPSPTSDAAIFVPTFFASLVALAFGLVF comes from the coding sequence ATGGAGGCAATGAAGTTGAAGTTCTTTGTGGCATTGATGGTGGTTTTGATGGCCATCTCTTCTGTGCAAAAGGGTGCTGCAGCTACTGAGGCTCCAGCTCCAAGCCCAACATCTGATGCTGCAATCTTTGTGCCCACTTTCTTTGCTTCTCTTGTTGCTTTGGCTTTTGGTTTGGTCTTCTGA